CAGGGATTACACGGTGAAAGACTACACCATTATAAAATCCTGTGTTAGCCAAGTTTTCAAAGTTAGCCACTGTGTTCGGTGCTTCGTTCGGGAAAAGGTCGAATTCGATTTTTTCTCCATTTTCCATAAGTATGTATCCTTTTTTAGCCATGTTAAACATCTCCTTTAATATGAACTGAATCAAATCTAATAGTACCATTTTTAGAAGCAGAAAGAAAAGCGAGCGCTACTTATTTCGAATTGTATCATTATACATTCCTATATTTTTTCATTTATAATGGGGTAGATTCATTATTTTTAAGGGGGAACGAACCATGATACAGCAATTTGATGCATTGGTCGTGAACAAGCAAGATGATCAATTCACCGTTAACATTCAGCAACTATCTCTTGATGATCTACCTCAAGGCGAAGTGCTCATCCGTGTTCATTATTCCGGTGTGAACTATAAAGACAGCCTTGCAGCAATTCCAAATGGAAACATTGTCAGCAGCTATCCGATCGTTCCGGGAATAGACATGGCTGGTGTTGTCGTTTCATCTGCGGATTCCCGCTTTAAAGAAGGAGACGAAGTCATTGCGACCTCCTACGGGATTGGCGTTTCCCAATCAGGGGGCTATAGTCAATTTGCCCGTGTTCCTGCAGAGTGGATCGTCCCGCTTCCTGAGGGCCTTACAATGAAAGAGGCCATGATCATCGGAACGGCCGGTTTCACTGCAGCCTTATCGGTTCTGCGACTGGAAGAAAATAACCTCACCCCCGGGCAAGGTAGCATTCTTGTCACTGGTGCAACTGGCGGGGTCGGCAGTTTTGCAGTCTCGATCCTTTCCAAACTCGGCTATTCCGTTGAGGCGAGTACAGGAAAAGAATCGGAACATGAATATTTGAAGGAAATCGGTGCGGCGACCATCGTATCGCGTGAAGAAGTATATGATGGCAAGCTGCGGGCACTGGGCAAACAGAAGTGGAGCGGGGCGGTAGATCCCGTCGGCGGCGAACCGTTAGCTTCAGTCCTTAGCCAAATCAAGTATGGCGGAGCTGTGGCGGTCAGTGGATTGACAGCTGGTACAAGCCTTCCTACCACCGTCTTTCCATTCATCTTAAGAGGGGTTAATCTACTTGGGATTGATTCGGTCAATTGCCCGATGGAAACAAGATTGAAAGTATGGCATCGCCTTGCCACCGACTTTAAACTCGAGCATTTAGAACAGCTTGTTCAACAGGAAATTACACTTAATGAATTGCCTGACGTCCTTCCTACCCTATTAAAAGGGGAAGCAAGAGGCAGAACGATCGTTAAGCTATAAACCAAAAAAGTGACGAGAGCATGGCTTCTCGTCACTTTCATTGTGAACTTTCATTGATAGGAAGTCTGATCTCTACAATCGTCCCTTTTCCCACTTCGCTGCTGAAATGAATTTCCCCATTATGCTCATGGATGATTTTAGTACTGACCATGAGCCCAAACCCCGTTCCTTTTTCAGAGGTGCTATAAAATGGCTGCCCTAAATGCTGCATACGCTCATTTGAGATTCCGCAGCCTGAATCAATGAATCGGATCATTGCAGAGGCTCCTCCATGGTGTAACTGTATATGAAGTTTGCCGCCATTCGGCATGGCCTCTAACGCATTATTGACGACATTCGTGAATACTTGTTTTAACTGATTCGGTTCGCCAAAGACAGATGCCGAATCCGTATTATATTCCTTGATGAATTCAACATCATTCAATATCGCTTGTAACTCGGCTAACGTAATCACACTATCCAATATATCGTTAAGCTGGATGTATTCACAAACCTTCGCTTCAGGCTCTGCTAAACTTAAAAATTCATTGGCCAGGGTTTCGATTTTTTCAACTTCGCTGACCGTCATTTCAAGATAGTCCTTTTGCTCAGGATTTTCCCTTAATAATTGTAAAAATCCTTTGACCGTAGTTAATGGATTTCTTAATTCGTGTGCGATGCCTGCAGCCATCTGTCCTACCGCTGATAACATATTGGATTTACAGAGCAGCTCATCGGTCTTTTTACGCTCCGTAATATCCCTGCAGAATACCTGTATGGCCGGCTGACCTTTATAAATAATCGGAAGACCGAGTGTTTCTCCATAAAATACTTGTCCGTCAAGTCGAATGAATTTTTGTTCCAGTAAACCAACCGCCTGATGATCATCCCTCATGATATCGATTCTTTTTTGTACACTTTCCCGGGACTCCAGGTGAACGAACTGAAAAACCGATTTACCGATAATATCCTCCACACTATCCATCCCAAGCATTTTCGCCCCCATGGGATTCATATACTCGATGATCCCATTGCGATGCACAAAAATCGCTTCAGGTGACACCTCCACTAAACTGCGATACCTTTGCTCACTTTCCTTCAAGGCAGCTTCAGCAAGTTTTTGATTCGTGATATCCCGATAAACGAAAACCAGGGCGCACGGCTCATTTTCATCATCCTGAATATTGAACAGGGAGATACTTACATCGATTAACTGGCCATCCTTCCTTAACCTGACCGTTTCAAAGCCTTTCTTTTGTACCCCTGCCTTAATCTGGTCATGCAATTCATTGACTGATTCCTTCAAGAAATCAGGAATAATAGGAAACGGCATGCCAATGAGCTCCTCATTCGTCCAACCGAAAAACTCTTCAAAAGCTACATTCACCTGAAGTGTATTTCCTTCCAGATCAACAATGGAAATGGCGTCCGGGTTATTCTCCATGAAAGATTTAAATTTCTCGGTATTATCCTCCGGCTGTATTCCCATTTGCCCTTGTCCATAATTAATAAGCCTTTTACTCATCAATTTTTTATTCCTTTCTTATCCGGAAATTTACAGTCTCAATTTTACATTATCAGTAAATCATTTGCCAGTTTTATCATTTGATTTTTCCTAGTTAAAGACTGATGCACAAAGAGGCCAAACCTCCATAAGGTTCAGCCTCCTCCTTAAAATGTATTATAAATGTTCGGACATTCTGTACCTGTTGGTTCATAAAAGCAATGAAGCTTGAAACGCCCAACCAGGGGCTGATTATACCAGGTTGCCGGACAATCTCCCGGTGGCCTGAAGTACCATAGGCTAAATTTAGAGGGCCATAGCCTTTCACCACCTACGCTCCGTCGCGCAAGCCTTTTTTCCCTATCCCTTGCCCGCTGATAAAAATATCCCTTCTGTACAGCTTCAAAGGCATGCTCCTGATAAATCATATCTGGAATCGTCCTCAATCCTTTGAAATCGGAACAATTCGACCTAATCCGATTGACCCCTACATTACCGATCATCAACATGCCTTGATCACCTTCACCCTCGCCTTCCGCCCTAAGCAATCTTGCCAATAAGGCAATATCGGCATCAGTGTGCTTAACAACGGCCATCCCATCACCTCCACTTTTTATCCTATGTCTTTGATATGGAAAAATACTCCGTTTATTAACAAAATATTCATATATCGTACACGTCCTATCAATAATAGTGCCCTATACTTAAGTAAGGCTGGATAGCACGCGTGGCTATCATGGTATTTGGCGAAGGCGGAGCCCATACTTTCTTTATACATAAAAAAAGGCGACACATAATGTGCCGCCTTTTATCTTGTCATTCTTTCGCTTCAAATGCCGCTTCAAACGCCAACGATACCTTTTCGAATTCTTCATCCGATTCGATATCGAGCAGTTCACCTTCACCTTCGACCCTGAAAAAGAAAATATCGATATCTTCATCTGTATCCTCTTCAATATCTTCAAGCAAACCTACTGCTACATATTCCGTTCCTTCTACATCCAATGATCCTAAAACCTCAACTTCATGGCCTTCATCGCTGTCATCGGTAAGGGTGAAAACTTCACCTTCACGAATTTTTCCCATACTACCTCTCCTTTCCTATCCATTAATAATGGAGTTGTTTCAATAAGTATATCGACTATTCCATTTAGAAACAAATTTTTGCCCTGGAAAATGATGAATGCCATTCTTTACAAGAAAAGAATCCAGAAAAATTATGGAAGAAAAATATTATCCCATAAGCCATTTGTCATTTTTTTATTATTTACCAATACTTTCCCTTAATTAACATCATTTAAAAAATTATCTAAAAACGGCTATAAAAATGTAATTTAATTTCGAATAATCTTATATATACTAATATTATCATTTTGCGTCTGGACATATGAAGGAGGAAGATTTCTTGGCTGTGAAAAGGGTCGATCACATTGGCGTCGTTGTAAAAGATCTTGAAAAATCCATCGCCTTTTATCAAGATGTGCTGGAATTAAAATTAAAAGCACGCATGACACATACTAATGGGGTAATCGAACTAGCATTTCTGGGATACGAAGAGTCAGACGAAACAGAAATAGAATTGATTCAGGGATATAGTGACACACTGCCATCCGAGGCAACGATCCACCATTTTGCCATTACCGTGGATGATATCGAAGAAGAATACGCCCGGATCAAAAGCTTGGATAACACTGAGCTGATTGATGAAGAGATAGTCACCCTTCCAAATGGTTATCGCTATTTCTACGTATATGGACCGGAAAAAGAGTGGATTGAATTTTTCCAAAGGTAAAAAGCAGAGTCTTAAAGACTTCTGCTTTTTTAAACGCTCACTTTACAAGCCGCTTCGTCAAGTTCAACAAAATTCCAAGATAACAACCCCTTATTTAACATAGGCTCCTTTTCTTATTAATGAACTTGATCCTTTCCCGCTTCACCAGCTTGACTTTTTGACACCTGGCAATTGCCCTTTATGAGCAAGCTCCCTAAAAACGATACGTGACATGTTGAATTTCCGCATATATCCACGAGGCCTCCCCGTTACTCCACAACGATTGTGGGCCCTTATCGGCGATGAATCACGAGGGAGTTTGGCCAATGATGCATAATCCCCTTTCTCCTTCAATTCCTTTCTAAGCTGTGCATACTTTTCGACCATTTCCAATTGTTTTTGCGCTTTTATCACCTTGGATTTTTTCGCCATTCATATTCTCCTTTTTAAAAGATTTTTTTATAGATTCTATAAACTGTTCACAATTCGTTCCGCTGCCTGTCTTGCTCCCGATATATTCCTGGAAATCGGGAGCATGTACACCAATTGTACGGATGGAGAACATGGTAATGACTCCATACTGCAGCCATCATCATACTTGAATGCCTCGCCCACTAATGATCCATTCCAACGTGAACTTCCCGACTTTTACATCCCTCTCTCCAATAAAACATAATCATTACGATTTAAATCTTAAAATTACTTCGTTTCACGGTGAAGCGTGTGTTTCTTCAATCGCGGGCAGTACTTTTTCAATTCGATCCTGTCCGGGTCATTCCGCTTGTTCTTCCTCGTGATATAATTTCGGTCCCCTGTTTCTGTGCATGCTAAAGTAATGTTCACTCTCATTTTTGTTTCCTCCTAAAGTTTTTTAATGAACGATTTCCGTGAATGCAGGCAATCGATCTTCGTACAGAGACCAATCCTGCTGCAACTCAGTTTCCGTCAATAAGCATTGATCTAATTCAGTTTCGATTTCCTGTCGATTCATTTGAATGCCAATCATCACCAGCTCCGTCATCCTATCACCGTATACTGCATCCCACCGTTCCAATAATTCAGGTGCCTCCTTTAAAATTCGGCGCTGTTCTTCTTCAGGGTATGCTGCAATCCATTTACCGGCTGCTTGTAAAGTTAATGACGGTCCTGCCTGCGATAGCAAGCCTGCCGTATCATTTCTCGTTGCCAACCAAAGGAAGCCCTTTGCCCTCACCACTTGTACGGGCCAGTTCTCCAACCACTCCATCAGCCTCTCGGGATGAAAGGGTATTTTCCTTCTGTAAATGAAGGAAGAAATCCCGTACTCCAGGGTCTCCGGAATATGCTCTTCATTCAATTCCTTTATCCAACCGGCTCCTTGGCTTGCCTCTTCAAAATCAAATAAATGTGTATTCAATACATCCTTTAGCGGCACCTTGGAATGGTTTGTTTCGATGATCCTCGCATCGGCATTCATTTTTTGAAGAACTGCTTTCAATTCCTCAACGGCGTCAGCATCAATTAGATCGATTTTATTCAACAGGATGACATTGGCAAACTCTATTTGATCTATTAATAGATCGACCACTTCCCTGCCATCCGCGGCATCAGTTCCCTGCATCCTGTCAATGAGGGATTCTCCAGAAGTGAAGTCTTGCCAAAAGTTATACCCATCAACAACGGTAACCATCGTATCGAGCCGGCAATATTCCCCTAAATCAATTCCCATGCTTTCATCAACATACGAGAAGGTTTGAGCTACAGGTACCGGTTCACTTATCCCAGTCGATTCAATCACGATGTAATCAATGTCCCCTTGTTTCGCCAATTTCTCCACTTCAATCATCAAATCCTCACGAAGCGTACAGCAAATGCAGCCATTCTGCATTTCCACCAGTTTTTCATCCGTCCTGGTAAACCCTCCCTGCTTGATCAGAGACGCATCAATATTGATTTCACTCATATCATTAACGATGACGGCAACCTTCAGATCATTCCGATTTTCAAGAATATGATTCAAAAGCGTCGTCTTTCCCGCACCAAGGTATCCACTCAATACCGTAACCGGAATTTTCTTCATCTCCATCACTTACCACTCCTTTACCTGATACCTTCCTGTAAATCAAAATCATTACGATTTAAATACCGAAGCTATCACTCAAGTAAAAACACCCTTTAATAATAAAACGTAATCATTACTATTTGCAAGTTTTTTTAAAATTGCCTCCGAATACTTTTACTGACAAATGTAATCACGATTGCTCCAATCCTGCTCCAGGTGCAATCATTGATAAATGAACGGTGCTGACATTCTTCATGAAACTTAAAACAAAAATTAAAAGGAAGCCCAATCACACATAACATCTTGTGTAAAGAACCTCCATTGAGCTATATCATTTAATGTATTTTTGACAAGCTGCTGGTCATCCACAACGTTTCATTTTCCAATACATTTTTCTTTTTCTTTGTTGCAAATCGAGAAAAAAATCATTCGTCACTATGCTTATTCCGCCATTTCCCACCCTGAAGATTTTACTGTCTTTTGTTCAAAAGTTTCAATTTCTCTCTGTTTCGCCAATTTTGAGGCTTGTGACACGGACCACGTTAAATTCCCAAAGGCAATCACTGTCCCGATTGAGATAACTAACACCTTTTTACAAAGTATTTTCTTCAATAGCTTCCTCCTGAGAATGTATTGGAATACTCTAAATATAAACCAACAATGTTAACCTGGCATGTAGCAGCTGTAAATGTATGAAATTATTTTTGGACATATGTAAACTTAAGTTTGCACACAAAAAAAGCTGAGTGCATATGCAGTCAGCCTTTCATAGGTACTTCTTATTTATAAAACACTTTGTCGACGTTATATTTAGCATGAAGCTTATTGATCATGTACGTTTCATAGATTTCCCGCTCCATAGCGTCTTCGACTAAAAGAATGTCAATTTTCTTGACTTCATTACGATGCTCTTTAATCGGAGAAACATTATCCTCGAAATGCTTCTTGACCCTTGGTCTTAATTTACGGGCCTTACCGACAAAAATCAGTTCATCATTCTCATTGTAAAACAAGATGATGCCGCCTTTATCACGGGGAATCAAATGAAAATCGATAAACCCGAAAATTTCAGGAATGACAGGTTCGTCTCCTTCTATAACTTGCTTTCTTTGTTTGATGCTTATATCCGCTGCAGGGATTTCAATTTTAATCATTACAATTCACGTCCTCTATTTGTATAAAGTGAAACGTTCAATCGGAAACGAAACTCCAGTTTCACGCCAAGCTTATCACTTCAATCTTAAAGGTAAATGGTATCATAATTATGAGTGAAAAGCCATGTATGCCTTGATTTGGTTTTCTGGATTAAATATAAAGAAGAAGACTCGCTGGGAGCCTCCTTCTTTGTCGGAAATATCCGTTACCACCTGTGAGCCTTTGCATTGCTTCTTAGTATAATGTTCGTTTGTGATTCTTGCGTATGTCCATTAACTTGAGATTTTGAACGCTTAGGTCTTGTCCAATTATGGTGAAACTTTTGAGAATGTGGATCTAATTGATCTTTATAGCTCATTCTGTGTCACCTCATCATTAGGATTTGGATATTCCGTTCAGTGATAGTAATCCCCATCACTTGTTCTAGTATCTTATTTTTCCATGGCATTTATACATATTCTTTAAAAAGCGAATTCAGCTGACTTGCCTTTTGCAAGGACTTCCCCTTCTTCATCCACCGCATCGCTTGTCATGAAGGATATGCCCTTTATGTTCCCATCACTTACAATGAAACCAATGTTTCCGCTTTTTGAACCGTTTCCTTCTATTTCACCAGCAAGTTCTTCCAAGTAGATATCATCTTCCCATGTCAGATGCTCTCCACTGTCCGTTTCAAGGAAGGCAACTGGGGAAAACTTGATTTTTTTATCCGTATTGTTTTTGATTTCCACGTTCATTTTTACGATATCGAAATCCTCATCATGCGTATAGCCGTGGAAGAAATCAATCATACTGTAATCCGGAGTGGCATGCATCACTTTCATTTCTTTGACTTTAACCTCGATCGGGCCTACATTCACTGTTTCATTCACTTTATTATAGGCCTTCAAAGTCAATTCGCCTTTTGCATCAGAAACGTTCTGACCGATCTGGTTCAATTTTATATCATCAGGAAGCTGTGGATTCGGAACATAGACATCCTCTTTTACCAGTGGTCGTGCAATTTCCTCTGTTTTTTCTTTAGCTGTCGTTTCTTCTTTGTAAGCTGGTTGTGTATTAAGAGCACCAAATGCGGTTAATAACAGGGCACCAATCATCAGTCTGTTCATTGAATCCCTCCCTGAAGCGTTTTTACTTCTTTAATAGATCAAAGATGATTTTAGCTTGATCCGTGTTATCGACTTGGCCTGCAAAACGTTCTTTATATGGTCCATATGCGTAAACCGGAACATCTTCACCTGTATGTCCCCCGGTAGTCCATGCAGTATTGGTCCGATTGTCAAATATGGCTTCGATGGCATTATCGACGTTCGTCACATTTTTTGATTTGGCAGCTTCTGTTACCGTTTTGATTTCAGCGTCAGTTAGCTTCACTTCATTTTGATTAATATATTGCTTTAACGTCTTTTCGACATCGGCTCCTTTGACGATGGCATCCGCCATGAAGTCAGGGGTGCGTTTGGCTGCCTTGATCGGTTCACCATACCAGTTATATATTCCTTTTGCCCCGATCGAGAATCCTCCTGTAGAGTGATCCGCAGTAGCCACCACTAGGGTATGTTTGTCTTTCTTCGCAAATTCGATGGCCGCTTTGTATGCTTTTTCAAAGTCTTCCATTTCACTCATTGCACCTACGATATCATTATCATGTCCGGCCCAATCGACCTGGCTTCCCTCGACCATGAGGAAGAATCCATCTTTGTCTTTATTCAAGCGCTGGATCGCCGAACTTGTCATGTCAGATAAAGAAGGCGTTTCACTAGGGCGGTCAATCATTTTCGGTAGTCCTTCAGAAGCGAATAAACCAAGGACCTGTTCATTTTTATCCTTAAGCATTTGATTTTTATCAGTCACATAACTGTAGCCGTCTTTTTCGAAGGCTTTCGCCAAATTGACATCAGGCCGGACAAAATTGGACTTCCCACCGCCCAATAGGACGTCAATTTTATGTTTGCCCTTGATTAATTCATTATAATAATCGTCTGCGATTGAATTCATGTTTTTCCGATTTTCATCATGGGCGCCAAAAGATGCAGGTGTAGCATGAGTGATTTCTGAAGTGGCAACCAATCCCGTCGCTTTTCCTTTTTCCTTTGCTGCTTCCAATACGGTTTTGACTTCAGATTTATCGTTATCCACTGCAATCGCAGCGTTATAAGTCTTCACTCCGGCAGACATTGCCGTTGCGGCAGAAGCTGAATCCGTTATATTTTGTGCAGAGTCTTCTGGGTAAGTCATCTGCTGGCCAACCAGGTATTTATCAAACTCTGTCCGTTCTGCCACCTTCGTACCAGGGTTATCTTTTAAATACCGGTAAGCGGAGGTGTAGGACACACCCATGCCGTCACCGATCATGAATATCACGTTCTTGATTTCCGGGTCTTTTTTTGTCTTATCCTTTGCCGAAACACGATCCGCAGCGGACCATGAAAAACCTCCAAATGCCAATGCTGAAGCTAGTGTGATTGGCAATACCTTTTTACTCCATGTGCGATTCAAATGAATAGCCTCCCTTTAATTGTTTTCTATTTAATTAAACTATAGGTGATGAAGATGAACTCAATGTCAAGGCTATGTAAAATTGCAGCAGGATAATTGTTAAGACAAGGTAAAGGGACAGGCCACGGAATTAGCTTGCCCCTTTTATAAGGGTTGTTAGTGTTGGAGAAGTGAAAAGATTTAGTTAACACGAGCGGGGGTAAGTGATCTTTTCATTCAATGTCTTCAAATCAGGATGATTTGTAAGGAATTTGAAAGTGCTAAAAATCAATGCGGAAGAAAATAAAGCACCCTATCAGGATGCTTTAGAGTCAGACTATAGACAAAATCTATCCTACTTCTCTACAACTAAGCATTCCAAAGCACGGGCCGCATTCACTCTCGCCAACTCGATTGAATCGGCAGTCGACAGGGCGACTGCGACCCTTCTACCTGCCTTTGTAACAGGTTTTCCGAAAAGACGCACTTGTGTATTAGGTAAAGCCAAAGCCTGTTCAACACCGACTATAGAATATTCCGATAACTCATCCCGCGCTTTTAATGGACGGCTGGCACCTGGGCTGATCTGCGTGATTTCCGGGATGGGAAATCCTAGAATCGCCCGAATATGCAAGGCAAACTCCGATAAATTCTGAGTCACTAAAGTCACTAGCCCCGTATCATGAGGTCGTGGGGAAACTTCACTGAAATAGACTTTATCCCCTGAAAGGAAAAGTTCAACTCCGAATAATCCGTACCCTCCAAGCTCATCCGTAATGGCATGGGCAATTCTTTTCGCTTCCATAATTTGAGCCTCTGTCATATTATGCGGCTGCCAGGATTCAATATAATCCCCGCCCTGCTGAATGTGACCGATTGGGGCACAAAACATGGTACCATTTATGGCCCGGACAGTAAGCAGCGTGATTTCCGAATCAAAACGGATAAATTCTTCAATGATCACCCGTCCATTTTGAACCCGTCCGCCTTCCATCGCGATTCTCCAGCAATCCTCCAGGTCACCTTCCGTGCGGCACACACTTTGACCTTTACCTGAGGAACTCATCAGCGGTTTTACGACATTGGGAAATCCTACTTCCTTGGCAGCTTGAACAAATTCTTCATATGTATCGGCGAATTTGTAGGCTGCGGTCGGAATCTCCAGGGTTTCAGAAGCCAACCTCCTGATTCCTTCACGATCCATTGTCAATTTAGCCGCCCTTGCCGTCGGAATGACATGAAAGCCTTTCTCTTCCAATTTGATTAATTCAGATGTAGCGATGGCTTCGATTTCCGGTACAATCAAATCGGGTTGTTCTTTTTCCACAATACCCCTTAGTTGTTCCGCATCCAGCATATCGATCACATAACTGCGATGAGCGACTTGCATGGCAGGGGCATGTTCATAGCGGTCTACAGCAACGGTTTCCACACCCAGTCTCTGCGCTTCAATTATGACCTCTTTCCCCAATTCACCCGAGCCCAATAATAAAATCTTTTTCGATTTATACATTCAGTCTCTCCTCCTCCGTATCCTCAAAATCATTATATACGAACTATAAATGAATAAACATAAATATTTATTCGTATTTCCATTTAAATTGCACCTAAAATATAAAACAAACGTATTTCATTTAAGTTTTTTAAATACACACTTGACAAATAAGAATAATAAGTTTTATGCTAAATTAAAAAATATAAGCTGACCAGTTCACTGGAGGCTCCCTATTCAACATGAGTAGGGAGCCTTTTCGTTTTTATCAATAAGGGAGGAAATATACGATGCAAAAGAAATTGGTAAGGCCCATTTTCCCTATTTTGAATGAGGAGAAAAATGACCGCCTTGGCGACATGAAGTACATCAATCTGCCTGACAGATTATTCTTCGAATGGTGCCGGCAACAATATGCCCTGAATAGAGGAGTTTACAATGCAATCGATAATTGGTTCTATCAATATGGCATTGACCATATACTTTACCGAAGGATCAACCTTTTAGCCTTTTTGGAGTTTGCTGCTCCCCCGGCACAAGAAGCTGGAAATACAAAGTTCATTAAATTTGGCAGTGGCGGACTGACAAAAAAGCTGCAGGAGTTCATTGCAGATTAACTTGAATCTTATAGTCCCCTTATCAGTAATACGCCCATTCTCCTCTTACTGATAAGGGACACATATGCGAATGTCGAAATTTGCATTACGATTATTTTTGAAAATGTAAGCGCTTTCTATTATAATGAAATTAGGTTGGATGGCATGCGTGGCCGTCACAGTATCTGGCGTAGGTGGGGCCAATACTAGCGTTAAGGAAGTTAAACTTCTTACCGTAAAACGAATAGAATTCCTTTTGTAAGGGCTGCAATATTACTGGGACATGGAGAATGTCCGTTAATTTCAGACTAAAAGTGTGTCAATCATGCAATCGATAAGTAAAGCATGACTTTACTTATTTTTTGCAGCAGCCCTCACCGTTGCAAGTCTAATAGTTTATAAGACTAAAAAGCTCTTCCCCATGGTAACGGAGTTGAGCTTTTTCATTTGGACAAAATTCACATATATAATCCTGCCAAGAAAATCCCAAGCGACTTCTGATAAATCTCATCGAACTGTGATATAGGGAGGGGATTCGTTCCTTTGCCCAGCTCCACGGTAAACCCCGGCCTGCGCCAATCCTGAATGAACCAATCCTTATACCCTGCGTAACTATTGGCGGATTTAACAGGCTCATATCCACTGACCCTCGCAAACTCATTGACTATCGTTTCCGACTCAGGCGGTTCCAAACCTTCAAACCCCCAATAAATGACCTCTCCTTGGGTATGGAATGCAAGGACTTTGCCAAAATCACGTTTTCTTGTCAACTCTGACATTGCAATGGCTTCTGGCTGTGTAAGCGGCCCTTCACCGGAATAATTTGCCGGACCTGGCTCCGTTACATTATTGCGTTCTTTTTCCAGTTCCCATTTGGCGGGAAATTGATCATTCAGATCCACCCCGTTAATATTTGCTTTCCAGCTTGAGAAGTCTTCGCTTCCATTATTCCATTCCACGAGTCGTCGTCTCAATGACTCATCTGCAGGCGGGCCTTTAAGAACCAACTCCACTCCGTCCGGATTCACCATTGGGACGATCGACAGCATCGTCTGTTGATAAAAGGGAAACAGGGATAGACCTCGGATGTCAGCCTGATTCGTGATTGCAAGTAAATAATCATTTAAAAAGGTCATGATCACAGGCGTCGTTATCCACTCATTCGCATGAAAGGAACCATTATAGTGAACTCGTTTGTTACCATTTCCAATCTGCACTTCAGGGATATCCCTTTTAAGCACAGAGTCACCGATCGGGGAGGTTTTAATAAATGGATAGATAGTTTTCAAACGTCTTACATCGGTCATCATCTTCTCATAATCATATTCCCTGTTACCCTGAATTAGTCTCCACGTAATTCTTAATGGCACAGAAATTGTCTGACCAACTTGCAGGGCATTCGGGTTGAGATTGGGATTAACCAAAAATAGCGCATCCAATGTAAGATGACGTGACCTGGCAATTGCCCAT
This sequence is a window from Brevibacillus sp. JNUCC-41. Protein-coding genes within it:
- a CDS encoding GTP-binding protein — protein: MEMKKIPVTVLSGYLGAGKTTLLNHILENRNDLKVAVIVNDMSEINIDASLIKQGGFTRTDEKLVEMQNGCICCTLREDLMIEVEKLAKQGDIDYIVIESTGISEPVPVAQTFSYVDESMGIDLGEYCRLDTMVTVVDGYNFWQDFTSGESLIDRMQGTDAADGREVVDLLIDQIEFANVILLNKIDLIDADAVEELKAVLQKMNADARIIETNHSKVPLKDVLNTHLFDFEEASQGAGWIKELNEEHIPETLEYGISSFIYRRKIPFHPERLMEWLENWPVQVVRAKGFLWLATRNDTAGLLSQAGPSLTLQAAGKWIAAYPEEEQRRILKEAPELLERWDAVYGDRMTELVMIGIQMNRQEIETELDQCLLTETELQQDWSLYEDRLPAFTEIVH
- a CDS encoding cell wall hydrolase; the encoded protein is MAVVKHTDADIALLARLLRAEGEGEGDQGMLMIGNVGVNRIRSNCSDFKGLRTIPDMIYQEHAFEAVQKGYFYQRARDREKRLARRSVGGERLWPSKFSLWYFRPPGDCPATWYNQPLVGRFKLHCFYEPTGTECPNIYNTF
- a CDS encoding NADPH:quinone oxidoreductase family protein gives rise to the protein MIQQFDALVVNKQDDQFTVNIQQLSLDDLPQGEVLIRVHYSGVNYKDSLAAIPNGNIVSSYPIVPGIDMAGVVVSSADSRFKEGDEVIATSYGIGVSQSGGYSQFARVPAEWIVPLPEGLTMKEAMIIGTAGFTAALSVLRLEENNLTPGQGSILVTGATGGVGSFAVSILSKLGYSVEASTGKESEHEYLKEIGAATIVSREEVYDGKLRALGKQKWSGAVDPVGGEPLASVLSQIKYGGAVAVSGLTAGTSLPTTVFPFILRGVNLLGIDSVNCPMETRLKVWHRLATDFKLEHLEQLVQQEITLNELPDVLPTLLKGEARGRTIVKL
- a CDS encoding DUF1292 domain-containing protein encodes the protein MGKIREGEVFTLTDDSDEGHEVEVLGSLDVEGTEYVAVGLLEDIEEDTDEDIDIFFFRVEGEGELLDIESDEEFEKVSLAFEAAFEAKE
- a CDS encoding PAS domain-containing sensor histidine kinase — translated: MSKRLINYGQGQMGIQPEDNTEKFKSFMENNPDAISIVDLEGNTLQVNVAFEEFFGWTNEELIGMPFPIIPDFLKESVNELHDQIKAGVQKKGFETVRLRKDGQLIDVSISLFNIQDDENEPCALVFVYRDITNQKLAEAALKESEQRYRSLVEVSPEAIFVHRNGIIEYMNPMGAKMLGMDSVEDIIGKSVFQFVHLESRESVQKRIDIMRDDHQAVGLLEQKFIRLDGQVFYGETLGLPIIYKGQPAIQVFCRDITERKKTDELLCKSNMLSAVGQMAAGIAHELRNPLTTVKGFLQLLRENPEQKDYLEMTVSEVEKIETLANEFLSLAEPEAKVCEYIQLNDILDSVITLAELQAILNDVEFIKEYNTDSASVFGEPNQLKQVFTNVVNNALEAMPNGGKLHIQLHHGGASAMIRFIDSGCGISNERMQHLGQPFYSTSEKGTGFGLMVSTKIIHEHNGEIHFSSEVGKGTIVEIRLPINESSQ
- a CDS encoding VOC family protein, coding for MKEEDFLAVKRVDHIGVVVKDLEKSIAFYQDVLELKLKARMTHTNGVIELAFLGYEESDETEIELIQGYSDTLPSEATIHHFAITVDDIEEEYARIKSLDNTELIDEEIVTLPNGYRYFYVYGPEKEWIEFFQR
- the rpsN gene encoding 30S ribosomal protein S14 is translated as MAKKSKVIKAQKQLEMVEKYAQLRKELKEKGDYASLAKLPRDSSPIRAHNRCGVTGRPRGYMRKFNMSRIVFRELAHKGQLPGVKKSSW
- the rpmG gene encoding 50S ribosomal protein L33 — translated: MRVNITLACTETGDRNYITRKNKRNDPDRIELKKYCPRLKKHTLHRETK